In Labrus mixtus unplaced genomic scaffold, fLabMix1.1 SCAFFOLD_301, whole genome shotgun sequence, one genomic interval encodes:
- the LOC132965588 gene encoding glutamate receptor ionotropic, NMDA 2B-like, producing MFFQFGPSIEQQASVMLNIMEEYDWYIFSIVTTYYPGYQDFVTKIRSTIENSFVGWELEEVLLLDMSVDDGDSKIQNQLKKLQSPVILLYCTKEEANTIFEVSHSVGITGYGYTWIVPSLVAGDTVVVPAEFPTGKTF from the exons ATGTTCTTTCAGTTCGGCCCGTCCATCGAGCAGCAGGCTTCAGTCATGTTGAACATCATGGAGGAATACGACTGGTACATCTTCTCCATCGTCACCACGTACTACCCCGGCTACCAGGACTTTGTCACCAAG ATCCGGAGCACCATCGAGAACAGCTTCGTGGGCTGGGAGCTGGAGGAGGTTTTACTCCTCGACATGTCCGTAGACGACGGAGACTCAAAGATCCAGAACCAGCTGAAGAAGCTCCAGAGCCCCGTCATCCTCCTCTACTGCACAAAGGAAGAGGCCAACACCATCTTCGAGGTGTCCCACTCTGTTGGCATCACCGGCTACGGCTACACGTGGATCGTCCCCTCGCTGGTGGCGGGGGACACGGTGGTCGTGCCGGCAGAGTTCCCCACAGGTAAGACTTTTTAA